The following proteins are encoded in a genomic region of Ursus arctos isolate Adak ecotype North America unplaced genomic scaffold, UrsArc2.0 scaffold_32, whole genome shotgun sequence:
- the KLHDC7A gene encoding kelch domain-containing protein 7A, translating into MLPGRGGAEAQDWHLDMQLAGQVVLSAAALLLVAVAYRLYKSRPGQAPLGARKAKAEANEEAEGSGQPAVQGAAPGAPHWVLRHRRGSKGAREALGRGCENQGDSQVLVTGPSPEDSEAREAREPEEKGAGEEGGGQRPDSELEPRHCCGQEAGTAAGGEPELPHHPHPGSASQSSCTGFATEDGGSVGGEPAPWQDGGPPGHPGPGEQEATPTNRMAHVEGESDRGKSWVFTRGTGVHREEARALQATADLGLTLHQQEGATSASFTYSSVARVRVEENFLQEKVEGTGPRLKGKVYDYYVESTSRATSKGRLAPRTAALAEAPPPEPLPGPPGTGAASGGHAEDGEGGAETPTSSQPVPSPSTQGFSRKDSLVRILEDPELQLQLDGFGAPTPSCPDGSALPGRPLPWASLGSSSAGSSGEPHVQLVAGTNFVHLPLAPGSAPDVHLDLGNCYQVLTLAKRQKLEALQEAAYKVMSDNYLQVLRSPDIYGCLSGAERELILRRRLQGRQHLVVADVCPQEGSGRLCCYDEEGDAWHPLACLPPEAVSRGCALCSLFNYLFLVSGCQGPGRQPSNRVFCYNPLTGIWSEVCPLNQPRPHCRLVALDGHLYAIGGECLNTVECYDPRLDRWTFVPPLPNDTFALAHAATACAGELFVTGGTLRYLLLRFSARGQRWQAGPTGGGKDRTAEMVAVNGFLYRFDLDRGLGISVYRCGTSARLWYQCATYRVPYPDAFQCSAVGDRIYCVGRHRTLCFLADPVSPRFVPEELRSFPSPRGTLLPTVLTLPIPDVPQTRV; encoded by the coding sequence ATGCTCCCCggaagaggaggagcagaggcccAGGACTGGCATTTGGACATGCAGCTGGCAGGCCAGGTGGTGCTGTCCGCCGCTGCCCTGCTCCTGGTGGCTGTGGCCTACAGGCTGTACAAGTCAAGGCCTGGTCAGGCCCCGCTGGGGGCCAGGAAGGCCAAGGCCGAGGCCAATGAGGAGGCCGAGGGCTCCGGGCAGCCTGCGGTCCAGGGGGCTGCTCCCGGGGCACCGCACTGGGTGCTGAGACACCGGAGGGGAAGCAAGGGGGCCAGAGAGGCACTGGGCCGTGGCTGCGAGAATCAGGGGGACTCCCAAGTCCTGGTAACAGGACCCTCTCCCGAAGACTCAGAAGCCCGAGAGGCTCGGGAGCCCGAGGAGAAAGGTGCTGGtgaggaagggggtgggcagCGCCCAGACTCTGAGCTGGAGCCTCGTCACTGCTGTGGCCAGGAAGCCGGAACAGCTGCTGGCGGCGAGCCCGAGCtgccccaccacccccatccGGGCAGCGCGTCCCAAAGCTCCTGCACTGGCTTCGCCACGGAGGACGGCGGCAGTGTGGGCGGCGAGCCTGCCCCATGGCAGGACGGTGGCCCCCCGGGGCATCCAGGGCCCGGGGAGCAGGAAGCCACCCCCACCAACCGGATGGCCCACGTGGAAGGCGAGAGTGACAGGGGCAAGAGCTGGGTCTTCACCCGCGGGACGGGGGTCCACAGGGAAGAggccagggctctccaggccacCGCGGACTTGGGCCTGACCCTGCATCAGCAGGAGGGAGCCACCAGCGCCTCCTTCACCTACTCGTCGGTGGCCCGGGTTCGTGTGGAGGAGAATTTCCTACAGGAGAAGGTGGAGGGGACCGGGCCCAGGCTGAAGGGCAAGGTGTACGATTACTATGTGGAATCTACCTCTCGGGCCACCTCCAAGGGCAGGCTGGCCCCCAGAACTGCTGCCCTGGCTGAGGCTCCGCCCCCCGAGCCCCTGCCAGGCCCCCCGGGGACTGGGGCAGCTTCAGGAGGCCATGCTGAGGACGGGGAAGGTGGAGCTGAGACACCCACCTCCTCTCAGCCTGTGCCGTCGCCCTCCACGCAGGGTTTCAGCCGGAAGGACAGCCTCGTCCGGATCCTGGAGGACCCAGAGCTCCAGCTGCAGCTCGATGGCTTTGGGGCCCCCACTCCGTCCTGCCCAGATGGGAGTGCCCTGCCTGGCCGCCCCCTACCCTGGGCTTCTCTCGGGTCCAGCTCCGCCGGAAGCAGCGGAGAGCCCCACGTGCAGCTGGTGGCGGGGACCAATTTCGTCCACCTCCCACTGGCCCCTGGCTCGGCCCCGGACGTCCATCTGGATCTGGGCAACTGCTACCAGGTACTGACCTTGGCCAAGAGGCAGAAGCTGGAGGCACTGCAGGAGGCAGCCTACAAGGTCATGAGTGACAACTATCTCCAGGTCCTGCGCAGCCCGGACATCTACGGGTGCCTGAGCGGGGCCGAGCGGGAGCTGATCCTCCGGCGCCGGCTGCAGGGCCGCCAGCATCTGGTGGTGGCCGATGTGTGCCCCCAGGAGGGCTCCGGCCGTCTCTGTTGCTATGATGAGGAGGGGGACGCCTGGCACCCCCTGGCCTGTCTGCCCCCCGAGGCCGTGTCCCGAGGCTGTGCCCTCTGCAGTCTCTTTAATTACCTCTTCCTGGTGTCCGGCTGCCAGGGGCCCGGGCGCCAGCCCTCCAACCGCGTCTTCTGCTACAACCCGCTGACGGGGATCTGGAGCGAGGTGTGCCCGCTGAACCAGCCCCGGCCGCACTGCCGGCTGGTGGCGCTGGATGGCCACCTGTACGCCATAGGGGGCGAGTGTCTGAACACGGTGGAATGCTATGACCCCCGCCTGGACCGCTGGACCTTCGTCCCACCGCTCCCCAACGACACCTTCGCCCTGGCGCACGCGGCCACGGCCTGCGCCGGTGAGCTGTTCGTCACGGGCGGCACCCTGCGCTACCTGCTGCTCCGCTTCTCGGCCCGGGGGCAGCGCTGGCAGGCCGGCCCCACGGGGGGTGGCAAGGACCGCACTGCCGAGATGGTGGCGGTCAACGGCTTTCTCTACCGTTTTGATCTTGATCGCGGCCTGGGCATCAGCGTGTACCGCTGCGGCACCAGCGCCCGCCTCTGGTACCAGTGCGCCACGTACCGGGTGCCTTACCCCGACGCCTTTCAGTGCTCCGCGGTGGGCGACCGCATCTACTGCGTGGGGCGCCACCGCACGCTCTGCTTCCTGGCAGACCCCGTCTCGCCCAGGTTTGTGCCCGAGGAGCTGCGGAGCTTCCCCTCCCCACGGGGCACTCTGCTGCCCACTGTCCTGACCCTGCCCATCCCCGATGTGCCTCAGACCAGGGTCTAG